In one window of Pseudomonas benzenivorans DNA:
- a CDS encoding L,D-transpeptidase family protein: protein MYKKSAHGLITGCLLASAALAQGADERSADAIRLTFAQRPEACAPGIAAGELQPRGLLQRLYARHGFAPLWQQPGRRTALLNELTQLRDDGLDPADYPLAAPAEAPGPSAQQRACADLLASRSYLQALQHLAYGRLPQASIEPFWRAPDSLSPIPRPDLLELAWRGLDEPAQAFNGARPALPQYQALRRAYAERRRQPPAEWTPIAPGRLLRPGMRDARVAQLATRLVSEGYLESRPASDNDLYDPPLLAAVLRFQANHGLQADGLVGPATLHALNTSAAERLDQLRVNLERWRWLAGDIEAETLLVDIAGGLLSYYRDHRLLWQGRTVVGRPDRQTPQLKSLVSRLTLNPTWSVPPTILREDKLPEILRDPSYLERHQLRVIDYAGNPVDPAGIDWENPGRIILRQDAGPTNPLGQLAIRFANPYSVYLHDTPSRHLFAKSPRAFSSGCVRIEGILELLQTLLPADDCAEILRRLASRRTQSYPITRRLPIVMAYWTAQVAADGALILRNDFYARDAALLTALNQAGH from the coding sequence GTGTACAAAAAATCCGCACATGGGCTCATCACCGGCTGTCTGCTGGCCTCTGCAGCCCTCGCCCAGGGCGCCGACGAGCGATCGGCCGACGCCATTCGCCTGACCTTCGCACAACGCCCGGAGGCCTGCGCCCCAGGGATCGCGGCTGGCGAGCTGCAGCCCCGCGGTTTGCTCCAGCGCCTCTATGCCCGGCACGGCTTCGCCCCCCTCTGGCAGCAACCCGGCCGACGGACGGCCCTGCTGAACGAGCTGACGCAACTGCGCGACGACGGCCTGGACCCGGCCGATTACCCACTCGCCGCCCCCGCCGAAGCGCCCGGGCCGTCCGCCCAGCAGCGCGCCTGCGCCGACCTGCTGGCCAGCCGCAGCTACCTGCAGGCACTGCAGCACCTGGCCTACGGGCGCCTGCCACAGGCGTCGATCGAGCCGTTCTGGCGCGCGCCGGACAGCCTCTCTCCGATCCCCCGCCCCGACCTGCTGGAGCTGGCCTGGCGCGGCCTGGATGAGCCGGCGCAGGCATTCAACGGGGCCCGCCCCGCTCTTCCCCAATACCAGGCGCTGCGGCGCGCCTACGCCGAGCGTCGCCGCCAGCCCCCGGCCGAATGGACCCCCATCGCCCCCGGGCGCCTGCTGCGCCCCGGCATGCGCGATGCGCGGGTGGCGCAGCTGGCGACTCGTCTGGTCTCGGAAGGTTATCTGGAGTCACGCCCGGCGTCTGACAACGACCTTTATGATCCACCCCTGCTGGCCGCGGTTCTGCGCTTTCAGGCGAATCATGGTCTGCAGGCCGACGGCCTGGTCGGCCCCGCGACCCTGCACGCCCTGAACACCAGCGCCGCCGAGCGCCTCGACCAGCTACGGGTCAATCTGGAACGCTGGCGCTGGCTGGCCGGCGACATCGAGGCGGAGACCCTGCTGGTGGACATCGCCGGCGGCCTGCTGAGCTATTACCGCGATCACCGGCTGCTCTGGCAGGGCCGCACCGTGGTCGGCCGCCCGGATCGGCAGACTCCACAGCTCAAGTCGCTGGTCAGCCGCCTGACCCTCAACCCGACCTGGAGCGTGCCGCCGACCATCCTGCGCGAGGACAAGCTGCCGGAGATTCTCCGCGACCCGAGCTACCTGGAACGCCATCAGCTACGGGTGATCGACTATGCCGGCAACCCCGTCGACCCGGCCGGCATCGACTGGGAGAACCCGGGGAGGATCATCCTGCGTCAGGATGCCGGGCCGACTAATCCGCTCGGCCAACTGGCCATCCGCTTCGCCAACCCCTACTCGGTCTACCTGCACGACACACCGAGCCGGCACCTGTTCGCCAAGTCGCCGCGCGCCTTCAGCTCCGGCTGCGTGCGCATCGAGGGCATCCTGGAGCTGCTGCAGACCCTGCTGCCGGCCGACGACTGCGCGGAAATCCTCCGACGCCTGGCCAGCCGGCGCACCCAGAGCTATCCGATCACCCGACGCCTGCCGATCGTCATGGCCTACTGGACCGCCCAGGTGGCCGCCGACGGCGCGTTGATACTGCGCAACGATTTCTATGCCCGGGACGCCGCCCTGCTCACCGCGCTGAACCAGGCTGGGCACTGA
- a CDS encoding murein L,D-transpeptidase catalytic domain family protein produces the protein MTRLLRRLCLQAVLSYLLAAPLQAGTPTADLVDSLARVAPGLDRQVLRHAVAAMQCAVNHGADQAQRLAVIDYSQPSTVRRLWIFDLQRKQLVLRDLVAHGRLSGENHANRFSNVVGSFQSSLGLFRAAESYRGKHGYSLRLDGLEPGVNDRARERAIVIHGAEYVDPRLADSQGRIGRSLGCPAVRPEVARLVVDQLKEGQFVFAWYPDRRWLQNSAYLNCQPQQVAAVLGR, from the coding sequence GTGACCAGACTGCTTCGACGCCTGTGCCTGCAGGCTGTGCTTTCCTACCTGCTGGCAGCGCCTCTGCAGGCCGGTACGCCGACGGCGGATTTGGTCGACAGCCTGGCGCGGGTCGCCCCCGGGCTGGACCGCCAGGTGCTACGCCATGCCGTGGCGGCGATGCAGTGCGCGGTCAACCATGGCGCCGACCAGGCCCAGCGCCTGGCGGTGATCGACTATTCGCAGCCGTCCACGGTGCGGCGCCTGTGGATATTCGACCTGCAGCGCAAGCAGCTGGTGCTGCGCGACCTGGTCGCCCACGGGCGCCTGTCCGGGGAGAATCACGCCAACCGCTTCTCCAATGTGGTCGGCAGCTTCCAGTCGAGCCTGGGGCTGTTCCGTGCGGCCGAGAGCTATCGCGGCAAGCATGGCTACTCGTTGCGCCTGGACGGCCTGGAACCGGGGGTCAACGATCGCGCCCGCGAGCGGGCCATCGTCATCCACGGTGCCGAGTATGTCGATCCGCGCCTGGCCGACAGCCAGGGGCGCATCGGGCGCAGCCTCGGCTGTCCCGCGGTGCGCCCAGAGGTCGCGCGCCTGGTGGTGGACCAGCTCAAGGAAGGGCAGTTCGTCTTCGCCTGGTACCCCGATCGGCGCTGGCTGCAGAACTCCGCCTACCTCAACTGTCAGCCGCAGCAGGTGGCGGCCGTCCTCGGCCGTTGA
- a CDS encoding GspE/PulE family protein, whose protein sequence is MSAFATTTQDRVLELNDLLRELVAQGRLDQDSAEQCLAIRRSAVNNQQHPLEFLAAQQLDDLGRPGKKLELEGLTAWLAEFAGQPYLRIDPLKIDVAAVTPLMSYAFAQRHKILAVAVDSEQVTIASAQPLVHSWEANLTHVLKRPIKRVVANPADIQRFTVEFYRLAKSVSGATAADQKISGVGNFEQLLNLGAQDQEPDANDAHIVNIVDWLFQYAFQQRASDIHIEPRREQGTVRFRIDGVLHNVYQFPPQVTMAVVSRLKSLGRMNVAEKRKPQDGRVKTKTPDGGEVELRLSTLPTAFGEKMVMRIFDPEVLLKGFDQLGFSADDLKRWQSMTSQPNGIILVTGPTGSGKTTTLYTTLKQLATDEVNVCTIEDPIEMIEGAFNQMQVQHNIDLTFASGVRALMRQDPDIIMVGEIRDLETAEMAIQAALTGHLVLSTLHTNDAPSAITRLLELGVPHYLLKATLLGVMAQRLVRTLCPHCKAPQTLDENDWHSLTKPWNAPLPSGAHKAVGCLECRDTGYRGRAGVYEIMLLGDSIKPLITADTDLIALRRQAFKEGMRSLRLSGAQKVAAGQTTIEEVLRVTPQSEQK, encoded by the coding sequence ATGTCCGCCTTTGCCACCACCACCCAAGACCGGGTGCTCGAACTCAACGACCTGTTGCGCGAGCTGGTCGCCCAGGGGCGGCTCGATCAGGACAGCGCCGAACAGTGCCTGGCAATCCGCCGCAGCGCGGTGAACAACCAGCAGCACCCCCTGGAATTCCTCGCCGCGCAGCAGCTGGACGACCTCGGGCGCCCGGGCAAGAAGCTCGAACTGGAGGGCCTCACCGCCTGGCTGGCGGAGTTCGCCGGCCAACCCTACCTGCGCATCGATCCGCTGAAGATCGATGTCGCCGCCGTTACCCCGCTGATGTCCTACGCCTTCGCCCAACGCCACAAGATCCTCGCCGTGGCGGTGGACAGCGAACAGGTCACCATCGCCAGCGCCCAGCCCCTGGTGCACAGCTGGGAAGCCAACCTGACCCATGTGCTCAAGCGTCCGATCAAGCGGGTGGTGGCCAACCCGGCGGACATCCAGCGCTTCACCGTGGAGTTCTATCGCCTGGCCAAGTCGGTCAGCGGCGCCACCGCGGCGGACCAGAAGATCAGCGGCGTCGGCAACTTCGAACAGCTGCTCAACCTCGGCGCCCAGGACCAGGAGCCGGACGCCAACGACGCGCACATCGTCAATATCGTCGACTGGCTGTTCCAGTACGCCTTCCAGCAGCGCGCCAGCGATATCCACATCGAGCCGCGCCGCGAGCAGGGCACGGTGCGTTTTCGCATCGACGGCGTGCTGCACAACGTCTACCAGTTCCCGCCCCAGGTGACCATGGCGGTGGTCAGCCGCCTGAAGAGCCTGGGGCGGATGAACGTCGCCGAGAAGCGCAAGCCCCAGGACGGCCGGGTCAAGACCAAGACCCCGGACGGCGGCGAGGTGGAGCTGCGGCTGTCGACCCTGCCGACCGCCTTCGGCGAGAAGATGGTGATGCGTATCTTCGACCCCGAGGTGCTGCTCAAGGGCTTCGACCAGCTGGGTTTCTCCGCCGACGACCTGAAGCGCTGGCAGAGCATGACCAGCCAGCCCAACGGCATCATCCTGGTCACCGGGCCGACCGGCTCGGGCAAGACCACCACCCTGTACACCACGCTCAAGCAGCTGGCCACCGACGAGGTCAACGTCTGCACCATCGAAGACCCGATCGAGATGATCGAGGGCGCCTTCAACCAGATGCAGGTGCAGCACAACATCGACCTGACCTTCGCCAGCGGCGTGCGCGCGCTGATGCGCCAGGACCCGGACATCATCATGGTCGGCGAGATCCGTGACCTGGAGACCGCCGAGATGGCTATCCAGGCGGCACTCACCGGCCACCTGGTGCTGTCCACCCTGCACACCAACGACGCCCCCAGCGCCATCACCCGTCTGCTGGAGCTGGGTGTGCCGCACTACCTGCTCAAGGCCACCCTGCTCGGGGTCATGGCCCAGCGCCTGGTGCGCACCCTGTGCCCGCACTGCAAGGCCCCGCAGACCCTGGACGAGAACGATTGGCACAGCCTGACCAAGCCGTGGAACGCGCCACTGCCGAGCGGCGCACACAAGGCCGTGGGCTGCCTGGAGTGCCGCGACACCGGCTACCGCGGGCGCGCCGGGGTCTACGAAATCATGCTCCTGGGCGATTCGATCAAGCCGCTGATCACCGCCGACACCGACCTCATCGCCCTGCGTCGCCAGGCCTTCAAGGAAGGCATGCGCAGCCTGCGGCTATCCGGGGCACAGAAGGTCGCCGCCGGCCAGACCACCATCGAGGAAGTGCTGCGGGTCACGCCGCAGAGCGAGCAGAAATAG